The DNA region CAATATGATTAAGTTCACGTTGTTGTTTAGATTTTTCCAAGTATTTTGATTAAAATTATAGAAGTTATTGAACGACTTTTAAATACCGCATCAGTCCCATAAATACAGAAACAAATATTTATTTTTGTTACTACTTAACAATTATATATTTAATTACAAGAAACTTCtatctcaactttatttaatattaaaattatGCATTTGTATATTTAAATATAAGTCATTAAAACTTTAATTCTTAATTATTATAaaagtcttttttattttatattatttaataaataatttttaaaaatccAATTATCAAATAGATTTTTCATTTTCCCATCTCTAAAACTATTTCCGAAATTAGTTTACCAAATGAatatttttattttctcatttctaaaacaattttaaaaattatgttaCCAAACAAATTTTTTAATTATTCTCTTTTTAAAAACACTTTTCTAAAACAATTATgtaaaatatattttaaaaagtaaaaaacaaaacTGATTCAAACGGGCCCTAAatttttcgaaaataaaatcaaattttggtatttttcaaaaaaaagattttttaatttttggaaaaaatcgattttttgtattttcaaaaaaaaatatttgttacttaaaaaaaatgattttttttcgatttttttttcaattttttttttaaaattagataaaaaaatccattggatcattaaaatgtgttggatgAATTTGATAATCCATACTTATAAATGGATGGATTTAATtcaatccattaacttaatttttatGTAGTGGATGGATTAGATGGATTTTTTAATGGATGAATTAGATGAATTTTGTCTTAATGGATCCAATTGCCACCCCTAGCTGAAGATGGCACGGCTTCGACACCATGGAGCCATTCTGTGCCAAATAGCAAGTTGTAGCTTGGCTTGACATCTATCACCATAAACAGTGTCAGTCTAGTTATTGAACCAACCGTGATATTCACCATGATCACACCCATGATGCTTTTCATTTTGCCCCCATAGTCGGACAAGACCACGTTGTTAGATCTAATGTCAGTATCATATTTGCCAATCTTCCTAAGAATATGGTGTGGCGTGATGTTGACAGTGGCGCCACAATCTACAAACACTTTGTTGATAGTCACACGTTCCACTTTGGCCCTAATCAACAATggtttcaaatgatttttcataGTCATCGTGGGCCTTTCAAAAACTGCTTCTTGGCTCTCAGCAGAGCCATCATTCAACACAAAGTAGCATCTTGGCTGATGTaaagccatttcttcagcgtcGACATCATTTACCGACTCATCTACCTCAGTCACGCAATTATATTCTTGTGGTAGAATTGACACCACGTTGACTAAGATGTCCAGACTTGCTTCAGATTttgaattgaagtcatcagtaacTTCATTAGAACATTTCTCAGTAGGTCGACGGACATACTCCATGATCCGTTCTTTTGCTGCTGTGTCGACCTTCACAACAACTTTCTTTCCAGCATTCGCCCCATTGGTCATGCCTTTTTCAGCTATTCCTCTAGCAGCCTCTCTTTCGGCCTGCTTACGCCTCTGAAAGCGTCTTCATTGAGTCCTCGACATGGGGAtcttccccaaataattttcAGAGACATGAGTCCTTTTCTCAGATTTGAACTCACGCCTGTAGTTGATTGCTAGACCTCCTATAGCAGCAGCAACCCCTTGTGGGGTTTCTTATTTTCTCTGAGGCTTGACCCAAGTGCCTCTAGGAACACTTGCCGACGGTACGAAGCTCCTAGGCCTCGCCTGAGCACTTTCCACAACCTTCTTTGGGACTCTTTCATTCTGGCGCTCTCTGTTTAGCCCATTTCTTTTGCTCTTACCCAATTGTAGCTTTTGGAAATTTTCAGCAGCTATCTTGTCGGTGACAACACCACATCTAGGGCACAAGCAAACTTGTGAACCCTTATTCTTGTAGCAATACAGCAAATCTACCAAGtcttcatcagcccttgggtAAACTTCAGCTATGTCGATATCTGGGCTTTCACCAGTTTGCTCCAGCATGTCGGCCTCATCGTATTCGGTGATttcgaccatgttgatctcgactggctccacgaattgagcttcctcctggtggagagggtcagcgtcgatcttcattctgcggccaacaaatttcagcctgccttcttgaatcgctttctaaaccagatccctgaaaaggtaacaattagaggtattatgaccaagataattatgatacttacaaaatcctcttttctgtctttgttctaagggtggtattttagtaccaggtggCACCACTACTTGGCCATCTTTAACTAAcaaatcaaaaatttcctcacactttgtcacatcaaaagtataagttttcgaagggaattttggattgttttcgacaggatttTTTCCTTGCGCAGGAAGTAATGATCGACACTCATAGGCAGATCCTAGATTTAACTCAGCCACGTCAATTTCTAATTCGGTCAATGAGGTATAATCAGCCTCATATATTGGATCTGTCGCGTCATACCAATACATAAAAAACGACATTTGACAACATGTTCTTTGAATTAGTTTCTCGTGTTTAGGGAGCCTGTGATCCTTGTGTCAACACAGTGTCTGCTTCTTTTGTTGATGACTTCCTTTGCTTCTTAGCCTTGGTAACCTTGTTACTACCTTTCACTAATTGTCGATCCATCGCTGTTTTTCCTTTGCAGGTTCTTGAATTGTGTCCTAAAATCCCACAATTTTTATACTTAATAGTTGTCAAATTTCTTATTAGTACATTTCTTGAAGTTGTTTCATCATTAGCCTTGTTTATTTGCTTATTAGGTCTACCAGGAGCCCTTCTCATAACTGGGGGATTAATTTTTCCCATTTGAAGCAGGCCAGGGTCTTGGGCCATTAGATGGCAGGATAATGTACAAATAAGTTGCCTCGAAGCTTGATTTCCTGAAACATTAGATCTAGAAACCATTTCCAGGTGTCTTTTGTCTCTGCTTCCACCACGACATATGCAATTAGATAAATCCTATTGTTTTCATCTTTTCCTACTGTTGCCATTAACCGACCACCATACTCACCCTTCAAGAAACATGTATCAATACCAATTAAAGGCTTACATGTATGTGCGAATGCAACTTTACATGTCTCAAGACATACATATATTCTCTCAAAAACAGGTCCAATATCAGACATACCACACTTGACTATCATTATAGTATTAGGATTAAATCTTCTCATCCCCTCAACATGATTCCTCAGATAAGCATATTGCTCAGTCTCAGCACTTTGTATTAATTCCAATGCTCTTATTTTGGCCATATATGCTTGAGCTGATGACAACTTCACATCCCACTTTTCAAGTGGCTCTGTAATTATTCCCTTTGACCTAATTTCAGGTGTTTGTCTCAAGGATGGCATAAATTTCTTAGCTAACCATTCTGTTTTAGCTTGCCTATTCTTAGCAGTAATATGACAATGGTCTGACAATTAATTAACCGTAAACCCATGCCAAGTCATACAATGAACTGAcacataataataaaaaaaaaatccaCATTAGCATTTTCTGGGTCAAACTTGAGACGGGGAACAAAAACTCCAAAACCGTGAATAGATCAAATAGGAGACTAAAACTGTAATTTAgtctttaaaaaaaattaattagcATATTTCTCAATTGTCAAATTAGAATAATTGTGCACATTAATGTactattttaatatttaaaaaggaaaaaaatagAGAACAATGTtacatatttatatatatatatagtttttttaattattaaatctataaaaatctaattttttattttaataatatttaaaGGCATGAATAATTTGAGTAATAAACATTTTAAAGCTCTATACGGTTGGTACATAACAAAGTAAAGTTAAATTTTAATACTAGATAAAATTTTTAATAAGTAATTATTCAAAGTATTTATAAATGAGACAAAAAAATATTGATAAATCATTTGAAATCCATGATTTTTTATTGAATAATCATATCTTTAGTGAAAActcatttaaaaataaaatgatattAAAAAATGTCATAATAATGAATACcgttattttatttttattaaatgATTATTTGATTAAACTATTAGTACCTATCCAATTGAATTCAAGAGTTGCTGAactttaattaaataaataaaacctaatctataaaaaaaaactattttttttacAGTTAAAATAATTTAACTATTACTTTTTACATTAAAAAATGAACTACTAAAATTTAAAATTTGGGAGATACAAAACAATTGAGTCACACAACGCAAACCTTCAATCCCAAAACACAGAACGCACAAGACTCGCCGATATTCAAGGTTTCTTCTTCCTTCTTCACTCTCTGCATAATTTCTAGGTTTTTATATTCCATTTTTTTCACTCTTTCATTGCAGCAATTTTTTCAATGCATGTCGTTTGCATTTGCATTTTGCCTCTTTCACTCTTATTGTAAACTATTATTCTGTTAATTTGCATTGCAGAGACTTTGAATTTGATGGTATGGTTTCGGAATTTATGATTGCAGATTCTGTTTTTGTGAGGTTTTTCTATGTTCAGCACTGTAGTTGTTTGTTTAATGTGGTGATATGAACTGTGATTATGTTAAATTGGATTTGATTTGGTTTTCATTAAGGAGAAATTTAATTGGTTGTGTTTCAAATTGGAGTTATATGATGTTGAATTTGATGACATGTGTGTTGCTTGCTATGAAACATAGGCATTGAACACCGCACTGATACGACCACAGAGGCACGAATGTGGCCTCTCTGTGTTGATTGCTACATACGTGACTAGATAGGTTTTTTGTTGATGAAGTTATTACTTTGGTCAATTGATATTCTAAACTTAAACTAAGTTCAGTGCAAGGTTTTAAATAACGGTTGCGGTCGCGTAAAGGCTTTTGCGATTTCAGTCAGTACATGTGTTGCGACACTAATTGCAGTTGTTGCAGTGTGAATTGATTGCAGTTTTTTCTTTATAAACAGTGAATAACGGTATCGGTATCTTGTTCAGATACCGTTTTATCGCTGCCGTTTTTGCGGTGACAGACTGTTTTTAAAACCTTGTTCAGTGTATGGTAAGTAGCAAAAGAAAATGTGGTAAACTTTCTGTTTGTTTTTGTAAGATGTTAATTTGATGATGATAGTGTTGAGGGTGTTGCTTTGTCAATTGATGTTTTCTTGATCTCTATCATTGTTTATCTTTGGTATGTTTCTCATGCAATGGACTTGTGTGGATATGAACATTGTTTTGGATTGAGAAATTACTGTGATCTTACCGAATCTCCATTGTTGATTTGCAGTTACTTGCTTCCATTATAAATCCGTAGACGGTGGAAATACGGATTATTTTGGGTGTCGTATTATTTAGTTTTGAGGTTTATGACTGTGTTGGGTTTTCGGTTTTCACTATGAGCAATGTACCTAAGAGATCTCTTGAAGAGTCGCCTTCAAAGCATCCACATCAAGATTCAGGTGTAATTTCAAAGTTTCTTTCATCAGTTTCGATGGACCAACATGTTCCTCATGAAATAGGTCAGGATTCTCGGGTGGCGAAGACACTTCGTGTTGAAGGTCGTGATGCGGATAGAAGATCTCCTCTTCATTCAGTTTATCGGATGCCGTTATCTTCAAATGATCCTCAGGCAGATCATCAGATTGGGACTGAGAATAGGATTGAATCAAGGCAATCACGTGGAAATACACCAGTAGAAGTTGGAAAGGAGTATCCCACAACAGAAGAAAGGGAGTGTTTGCAAGCTCGTGAGGCTGTTGTGGAAAACAAAGTTGATTCTAAAACTGAAGATAGAAAACGAAACGATGTGAGACATCGAGATTGGGGGAACAAGGAAAAAGAGAGAAGTGATCACAGAAACAGTACACAAGTTAACAATATCAATGGTGAAAACAAAGAGTCTGCCAAAGAAGATAAAAATGCAGAAAAATGGGAAAGGAAAGATACTCCAAAAAACAAAGAAAATTCAAAAGAGAGGGAGAAAGAGCATATCAAGAGGGAATCATGGAACGGAATGGAGAAAGGAGTTTCATGTAATGAAAAGGAACTTGGTGATGGATCAGTAAAAATTCCCGAGCATGAAACTGTATTACCAGAGCAGAAGAAACATGATGTTGATAGGAGGAAAGAACGGGACACTGATTTAGAAGGAGAACGACCTGATAAGCGCATTAAATTTGACAAGCAATCACAAGATGAATTTGCTGATGGGGAGGGGAGTGGAGAGAAAGGGAGCGAAGACCATAGTTGTAATGTTCAGCAGCGTAAGAGGATACAAAGATCGAGAGCTAGCCCTCTCATCACCAATCTTGAGGCTCGTTTTGGACCCCACGCTCAAGACAATGAAGAGTATTTTCTTCCTCTACTTTCTCGTTTACTTATTTTATGAGAAGTTACTTATCCGGCATCTTTTTTTTTACTTCACATACACTCTTAATACACTCCATGTGATTTTTACTCATAAAAGATGAAGCTTCAGAGTCCTATTAGAAATTTAGAATGGTTTTATATTTTTCCAGTCATTTTTCTATTGTTTCTCATTTTTCAATATGGAGGACTCAATGTCTAGGTATTTTCTAGGGTTAGCACAAATTTAGTCAACCATTGTTCATCAGTATTTTCCTAACCTAAAGTATGTAGGAAAAACAAGTACTTTTGTAGTGTTCACAATAGGTAAATTTTTCAGCACACAAATCAGCGTCGGTAAGTAAACACCTTAAAAAGAATATATTTAGATTGGGGTATCTGTAGTGCGTACTCTTTTTGTATTGCAAGTTCTTCAATATCTTGTTttaatagtaataataataacaaaGTCTAGTTAAAGACTTACAGGTAGCAGTCAAATATTTTATAGGCTAAATTGGAATAGTTGTTTTCATTCTGAAGAACTTTTGCACTTTGAAGATAAAATATATATCTAATGTGGTAACTGTTGCACACTGACATGACAAGTGATAAGAACATAAGATAGGTTGTTTCTCTTATGTCAAATTGATAGTTTTGTTCCTCTATACTGCATTACTCTTTGTGCCTTGAAGCATCATGTTAATAGAAGTTGATGCCTCATCTTTGATGCTTTGATTTAATCTTACCGTTTTTGTGTTTCGATTAATTGTCCTTTGCactattttattttttcttttagtAATTACTGTTTCTTTTATCTTGCAGGTCTCAAGGTATTCTGCCATATTTTGTTTAGCGGCTCAAAGTTATTTGGCTTCTTGTAGATTTGTGCATTCATGAATTAATTTGGGATGTCAACAGACACTGCTTTATTTAGCCCATTGGTTTTTAACTTATGATATTTCCTTTGTACTACTTCCTTCTAATGTCTCGTGTTGTATGGCGGGGTATTTCAGGTAAATCAGAAGTACCATATGTTATTTATAACATTGGTGAAAGCATGCAAGAACTTATCAAGTTGTGGAAGGAATATGAATCGTCTCAATCTCCAGTTGAAAAAAATGCTGAAAGCATTAATGATGGCCCCACTCTTGAAATTCGGATACCTGCTAAGCATGTCATTACTACAAACCACCAAGTGAGATCAAACTTTGTTATTTTTAATTTGGATGAGTGCCTTTGTTTTTTGGGACATGGTACATTTATGACTGCTTTTACTGATTCTTGTTATTGGTGATGCCTTGTTCTTGTTTTGCTTTCTTTTGGTTTGTTTCTTCATTTCATCTGATGTATTCTCATACCATGTTATGTGAAGCATGTAGTTCTAGTAGCTTCCCCTCCCTACTGTTGCCACGTCAGCATAGCTAACCAAAAGTTAGTTATGACCAAGTGTAGGTTGAAGGAACTTGGGTGTAGGATTAGACTCGCTATATAACCACCTATAGACAGTCAATTTCCTCTCATGTAACAAATCTAAGTTACAATTATATTTGTTATTTGATTAAGAGAAGTTTAAGAATTTTGGTTCCCTGACTTATGATAGTGTTCTTGAAATCATTTCTGCTCTCATGTTATATATAAAATCACTTTGCATGTCTTTTTCGTCTGCTACATTTTTCTAGACCTGCCTTCAGTTTCATCTCATGCCTTGCGTAATGCATTCTTAAATTCCATTTTACAATGCTGTGTATGATTATCATGGACAAGTTTTATTGACTCTTCCCTACCTTGCCTAAATAAGTACTTCGTTGTTTGTTCGTGTTAAGAAATGTGGTTCGGCCTAACTCAAGAAACCGGCTCGgccccacttataaacacatgttcaagCCATATATATATATTATCCGATGTGGGGCTCTTAACAAACCCCATCACGCTTAGGACTAGACAAttggagcgtggaaataaatggtgggtgacccgatagcggaaaccatagtaggtggTCCATCGGATCTTAaaccagactctgataccatgttaagaaatgtggttcggcctaactcaaccctacaaaaccggttgatagagtgaggactgcccccacttataaacacatgttcaggccatatataTATTATCCGATGTGGGACTTTTAACAGTTCGCAAAATGATTAGATGATGAAATGAAAGTCCTTTATTTGTTTCTTAGctttttattatatttttatcTTATACCAATTTCTGAGAGTTAAGATTATTATTATTTATAGGTCAGAGGTGCCCAGCTCTGGGGGACCGATGTGTACACATATGACTCAGATCTTGTTGCTGGTAAGTTTTATTACAGAAAGTGTGCAGCCAGCTTTCGATTGCAAATGACCAGTGTTGGCTTGTTGAAAATTTGAATTTAGTACTGATGTTGCAGTTTTGTTGCACAGTTCTCATGCATACTGGTTACTGTTTCCCAACGACTTCTCCTCCTCCCTCGGCTATAAAAGAGTTGCGCGCATGCATTCGGGTGCTACCTCCGCTAGACTGTATGTCCTTGTTGATCATAACAATGCACTCTTTTGTCATTATATAATAAAACCTTGGCACTGATGTCTTCAGTAAAACTTATGGTTATGCTAAATTTTCATAGCATTAATTGGTCTGTATATAACTATTGAGTAAAAAGACTTTATTCAATTTTAAAGTTTTAAAGTTTAAACGTGTAAATTTTTCATCTGGAGTTCCCACCAGCAGAATAGAGGAGGAGAAATAGAAAAAACAGGAACTATCTTATTCATTATATTCTATTAATTATATTCTATAACTTTAGACTCTTAAAAGAAGGCCCTTAGGCTTATTTATATCTGGATTTTTATCAATGAGGCTTAGACTTGGTGTTTGGATTTTATAGGAAAGAGCTTACACTTTTAAACTAGTCTGTATATCAAAATAAGATAGAGGTACTTGTATCGTAAAAAGTGATATCTATTGCACCAAGCACCCTCTTGAAACTTATTTAATTGTTTCTGCACAATGTTGATATATATACTTTTCTTCTTCATAGTGAGTAATCAGCTAGTTCTGTTGATTTCCCTCAATTGCTGTTACTGATACTGGCTTTACAGTTTAAGCTCTATTTGGATAATCTAAAGATGTTAGTTCTGTGTAATATCAGGCTATATTTCCACCCAGAGAAACAATCTGCGTTCCCGAGCTTGGGGTGCTGCACCTGGTTGTAGTTATAGAGTTGAGCGATGTTGCATCGTGAAGGTATTAATAAAGGCCTTGCAAAATCCCTTATCCTTTGAACTTTTGTCTACTGAATTATGTGATCTCTTCTACTTTAAATGCTTGTC from Lathyrus oleraceus cultivar Zhongwan6 chromosome 1, CAAS_Psat_ZW6_1.0, whole genome shotgun sequence includes:
- the LOC127131377 gene encoding uncharacterized protein LOC127131377; translated protein: MSNVPKRSLEESPSKHPHQDSGVISKFLSSVSMDQHVPHEIGQDSRVAKTLRVEGRDADRRSPLHSVYRMPLSSNDPQADHQIGTENRIESRQSRGNTPVEVGKEYPTTEERECLQAREAVVENKVDSKTEDRKRNDVRHRDWGNKEKERSDHRNSTQVNNINGENKESAKEDKNAEKWERKDTPKNKENSKEREKEHIKRESWNGMEKGVSCNEKELGDGSVKIPEHETVLPEQKKHDVDRRKERDTDLEGERPDKRIKFDKQSQDEFADGEGSGEKGSEDHSCNVQQRKRIQRSRASPLITNLEARFGPHAQDNEESQGKSEVPYVIYNIGESMQELIKLWKEYESSQSPVEKNAESINDGPTLEIRIPAKHVITTNHQVRGAQLWGTDVYTYDSDLVAVLMHTGYCFPTTSPPPSAIKELRACIRVLPPLDCYISTQRNNLRSRAWGAAPGCSYRVERCCIVKKGGGTIDLEPTHTHTATIEPTLAPMAVERTITTRAAASNTSRLQRFIREVTIQYNLCNEPWIKYSISIVADRGLKKPLYTSARLKKGEVLYLETHSRRYELCFAGEKIVKAKPPTQLHDPDIKKSPNHQLHSTNGNKSDSDNVVVDVFRWSRCKKILPQRLMRTVGIPLPLEYVEVLAENIDWEDVQWSQTGVWIAGKEYALARVHFMSMN